The DNA window GCCTTACTCCGGTACCTAGCGGCTCATCAACATTGCATTGGTCCCAAGCTGCTGAGTACAGCGGGTATACGTGCTGGGTCCAAAAATCGCCAGTGCATGCACGACCCGACACGATCCGTCGCAACCAACCGTTCAATCTCACTTCTGTTGGAAGACCGGATCGTTGTTCGACCATCCTGAGTACGATTTCCGACGATCCGAACAGCACATCCTCATCGCCAGAGGTTCTGCAGCTGCCTTGCGAAGGATCCACACTGGATCGGCAGGTCAGATGTATCTGGCCAAGCTTGCGCGACACGTCACGGCTGAAGCCCAGAACCGTCCTGTCTGGCCAAATCTCCAGATCGCCTGGCATGGACGATCGATCCCACGCAAGCGTCACCTGCTGGACTATCGGACTGGGATCTGTCTCCGGCGGCTGCTGCGCCATCGCCCGCGGCGCCAACACCACCAACGCACACAACACCGCCATCACCCACCACACCCGCCGGTTCACTGCACACCTCCCGCGGCCGCGGTCTGCGGCGTGGCGGCAATCAACGCCTGCTCCTGCAGCAGTCGCGTCACTCGCGCCTGATGCCGGATATCAGCAGGCAACTGGGCCACGGCCAGCGGCTCGCACTGCACGGTGCCCACCAGCATCACCACACTGCGGCGCTCGCGCACCTGCAGCGGACAGTGCAGCAGCCGGTGGTCCTGCAGCAGGTACAGCGTCTTCTCGCGTCGTGGGAAGTCGGCCACGAAGCCTCCATTGCTGCCGGTGCCGGGCACCGGCGCGTTGAGAATGCGGGCGCCGCGCAGCGGTGCACCGGCGATGTCGTGGGCGTTGCCGATGAAGGTGTAGGTCACTTCAATCGGCACCGGCAGGCGCACCAGCCGCCCGGGCGAGAGGAACAGCGGGCGCGCACCGCCCACGCCGCTCACGCGGACGGCCGCGATGCTGTCCAGTGCGCTGGCGTCCTGCACTTCGGCGCGGTGCGATTGGTAGGCGGAAATCGGCAGCAAGCGGCGTTCGCCCAGCTTCAGCCGCTGCCGGCGCAGTCCACCCACCTGCAGTTCGGCGGCAACGCCGGTCAGGTCCAGGTCGTCGGTGCCATCCACCTGTACTGCCAGCCCGGCATCGGCGCCCACGCCTGCGCCCCAGTACAGCCCACGCGAGCCGACGGCCAGTCCGGAACTATGCGTGGCGCTGTACGCCACCTCGTTGCCGCCCTGGTGCTGGTAGCGCGATACCGTGGCGCCGGTCTGGCCGATGCGGTTCTGCAGCTGCCCGCTCAGCGTGGCGCTGTAGCGCTCGTTGTTGTTGCCGCGTAGTTCGCCGGACACTTCGCGGTACTGGTCTTCGTATTCCTGGCGCAGGGTCTGCCCGGCGTTGTAATTGACGTCAGGCCGCGCGTGCTGCGGCTGGCGCACGTCCACACCGTAGCGCCGCTGCGAGCTGCCGCGGTCGCCGCGCTGCAGGCGGTTGAGGCTGAAGTTGAAATAGATGCCGCGGTCACGACCATCGCGCAGGGCACCGCCGCTGGTCTGCTGCCACACGCCGATGCGGCTGGAGACACTGAACTCGCCCCAGCGCTGGCTGCGGCTGTAGCTGGCCTGCCAGGTGCGGCTGAGCTGCGGCACGCGCGTGGGTTGTGGAATCCACGGCGGCAACAGCGGCTCGAGCCCGGCCAGCGGATCATCCCCCAGCCCCGGTTGCACGGTGCCTGCGCGCCAGGTCTGGCGGCGGGTGTAGGCCACGTAGGCATTGCCGCCGGCCACCGGCAGCGCCATCGAGGCACTGAGCGAGTCGGCACAGCCCAGCCGGTCGCGCGCGTCGGCCTCGAACTGGCAGGCGCGACCACGCATGCGCTGGTGGTACACATTCCACGAGGCACGGCGGCGGTAGGACAGCTGATGCTGCTGGCCACGGCTGCCATCACTGCCGTGCATGCCGCTGAACGTGCCGCGGATCTCCTGGGTGGCGAACACATGGCGCAGGTCCAGCCGCAGTTCGCCATAACTGAAGCCACCCAGGTCTGCGAGGCCGGCCGTCATCGCCACGTTGCGCGACACCGGCACGCGCACGCCGCCCATCGCCGCCAGCTCATCATCGAAATGGTCACTGCGGCGTTCGTTGCGGCGCCCGCCCTGCAGGAACCACTGCACGCTGCTGTCGGTCCAGTCGCCACCCTTGTCGAACGGCGCGTCTTCGCTGCGCACCAGTACGCCGTCTTCGTAGATGCGCAGGGTGATGGTGTAGTTGCCCAGCGGGAACCGGCGCGTATCGAGCTGGTTGATGCCGGCCTGCAGGTAGAAGGTCTGCAGCAGGCGCTCACCATCGAACGCATCCACGCGTGCATCGCGCGCCAGCAACACGGTGAGCGGCGTGGCCTGCACGGCAGCGGCGGAATCCACGTAGGCCTGCGTGGTACCCAGGCGCAGGCCCTGAAAGCGGTCCATCGGCAGCATGCTGAAGCTGAAGGTGCCGCCCTGCGGGCTGCTCAGGTTGCGGCGGTCCATGCGCCCGGCCTGCAGGTAGTGCTGTTGGCCCAGGTCATGACGGTAGTAGGTGTTGTCCAGCTGGAAATCACGGCGGGCACGGCCACCGCGGTAGTGCTGCTGGCTGAAGGTCCAGTCGGCGGACAGGTGCCCGCGCTGGAACACGCCCAGCGCACCCATGCCCTGCGCGGCCAGCGACTGGTAGCCGCGGCCGCCACTGACATTGAGCGTGTGCTGGTGCAGGAAGGCGTTTTCGGCATTGGCGCTGACCTGGTGGTAGCGCTCGGCGGCCGGTTCGCCGGGAATCCATTGGCGGGCGACGAACAGGCGCACGGCGCCCTCGCCTTCGTCATACAGCGCGCGCACGGCGGTGGGCTCCTCGGGGGGATCGATGTAACCGCAACCGGCGCTGGCGCCACCGTAGCGGCAGGCCAGGTGACTGTTGCGCGGCAGTGGTTGCGACAGCGCTGGCAACAACGCCGCCTGTGCCTCGGCGGGCAACTGCAATGCCTGCAGCGCCTCGGCCGGGGCTTCCAGCTGCACGTGTTCCAGGGTCACGCGTACCGGCACCAGCCCGGTCGAACGACCGAACAGGCGTACCTCGAGTTGTTCGGTCTGGCCTTCAACCAGATCCTCGAAACCGACGGGAACGCCGCGCGCTGCGACCAGGGGCGTGGCCAACGACAGGGCGAGCGCGACCGCCAGCCGGGTGACGGCGGGTGCGGGGGCTTTCATGGGGGGGGGTTACCGGAAGCGGCCGGCCCGGGGAGCGGGCCGGCGCGGGCGCCTTACGGGCTGGTGGTCTTCTGCTGCATGGCGATGGTGACGATGCCTTCGTACTGGCCACCGGCAGTGATCGGCGCCTGGTTGGTCTGCGCGATACGCAGCGGCATCGGAATCGATGCGCCCGGCAGCGCGCCATCGAACAGGTCGGAGGCAAGGAAGTCCTGCGCGGCCACGGTCAATGCCTTGCCGTTGAGGCTGACGGTCAGCGGCACCGGGGCGCCAGCGCCCGAGGTGTGCAGCAGCTGCGGCGCGCTGCCGACGCGCACTTCGATGTCCTGGTCGATATCGTTGGAGTAGATACGCACCTGCTGCGACCACGGCACCAGGCCGTTGACCGGGTTGTGGACCAGGTTCACCACCGAATCCAGCGCGGTGCCGTCGGCCTTCAGCATGGCCAGGGTCGGGTCGACGCTGGCCCAGACCTTGATGTCGGCGTCGAAGGCATGGGCGGACAGCGAAACGGTGGCCAACGCTGCAGCGAGCGTGGCCTTCTTCAGAATGGCGTGCATGTGTGTCTCTCTCGGACAGGGGGATATGAAAGCTCCCCTCCCCAAGGAGAAAGGGAGGGAAGCGCCGTCCGCAGAGGTGGGTGCGGCCGACGAGAGAATGGTAGGTATGCCTACCCTGCGCCGGCCATTCAAGCTTTCCTAAATAACTGAACGTTAAGAAGATTCTTTGAAGGCTTTCAATGTTTGAGGGTTATGCAAATTTCCTCATACGGTCTTTGCAACAACCCTCATTGCGCGGAATGCACTTTGCCGAGTCGAGCCATGCTCGTCGCCTGTGTGCAATGCCGCCGCCTCAACGCGTGCTGACGATCCGCACATGATCCACGTCGATGTCGGTGGGCTTGAAGCGGTGCGTATCCACTTCACCATGCAGCTCCACCACGGTGGTCGCGCTGACGGCCTGGTGGCTGGGCAGATCCTTGTCGTCGATTTCCACATCGATCTCGCCGGTGGCGTCCTTGAAGCGGTAGCGCTCGTGGCCGATCTTGGCCACCAGCGTGCCCTGCAGCACCACCGGCTGGTCGTCACGCTGGTCGCGCGCCTCGGCAACCGTGGTGACGGCACTGGTGGCGCCCGGGCCGGTGTACTGGGCAAAAGCCCCGGCGCTGAGCAGGCTCAAGGAGGTGGCGAGGAGCGCAAGGGTGAGTCGTCGGTTCATGGTGTTCTCCATGCAGGGATAAGTACCCTCAGGTTCTATCGCCTCGAATGTGATGCCCATGCAATAAATCCGAAAAGATCTGAAAACGACATCCAATGTCAGAAACCATTCATCCCGGACCCGACGCCTCTTTCAGGAACGATTCCATGGCCGCCACCAGGGCCAGCGGCGTCTCGTTCATCGGGTAATGCCCGGCATCCTGCAGGACCTCCATCGCGGCCTGCCGGTAGCGGCGCAGATACGTGCGCTCCATCAGTGCACGGTTGAAGGTGGGATCGTGCCCGCCCACCAGCACCTTCAACCGATGAGTGCCGACGATCTCATTGCTGAAATCGGTATCCGCCCACGCTGGAAGATAGGCAGCAAATGCTGCAGGTGAAGCATGTGCCGCCGAATACGCGGCCTTCCAGTCGAGCCATTGCGCCGGCAGCCGTCCGCCGGTACTGCGATCGATGATGGTCCGACGGATGCTTACGTCCCCGGCTGCCGCTTCAAGCAGGCCTCGCGTCGCGGCGTCGTAGGCAATGCCGCCGCAAGGCACCGGCGCAATGGCCACCATGCCACGTATCCGTTCCGGCGCAAGCACCGCCATGCGTTCAATGGCCATGCCGCCCATCGAATGACCTGCCACGCTGAAGCGTTCTTGGCCGAGGGACGTCATCAGGTCCAGCGCGTCGGAGGCGATCTCGTCGATGGTGTACGCGCCAGGCGCATCACGCATGCCGCCGTAGCCCCGGCAGTCCATGAAGAGGTAGCTGAAGTCGTCGCGCGACAGCCATGGCTCGATCGGCTCGAACGCGTGCGCGTCGCCGAACCAGCCGTGCAGGGCCAGGACAGGGTGCGATCCGTGCCCCACGCGATGAAAGGTATTGGCCATGGGATTCCAGTGCAGTTGGGGGAATCCCCGATGCTAGGCATCGCACGTCAGTCGCACCGTCGATGACGGGTCAATCGCTATAGAATCCGGGCCATGCGCAACTCGCTGCTTGACCCCTACGAAGACCTGCCACGCGATGTCGTGGTCACCTCGAACGACTACGCAGCCGAGTCCACGTTTCCCCGTCATGCCCATCGGCGTGGGCAGTTCGCGTTCGCTGCGCGCGGCACCATCAGTGTGGCCACGCCGCAGGGGCGCTGGCTGGTTCCGCCACGGCGCGCCTGCTGGGTGCCTGCAGGCCTGGCGCATGAGATGACCATGCGGGGGCCGGTGACGATGCTCAACGCTTTTCTCTCCGCCGGGGCGGCCGACGCAGTCGCGCTGCCGGAGCACTGCCAAGTGTTCGCGGTCTCTGCGCTGTTGCAGAAGCTGCTGGAGGCGGCGGTGGACCTGCCCCCGCTGTATGACGAGGACGGGCGTGCAGGCAAACTGATGCAGTTGCTGGTGGCGGAAATCGCATCGATGCCGGTGCTTTCCCTGCATGCACCGCTGCCTGCCGATGCACGCCTTGCACGTGTCTGTCGTGCCCTGTTCGATACTCCCTCGCTGGCAGCCCGCCTCGATGACGTTGCCGCAGACGCAGGCATGAGCCGGCGCACGTTCACGCGCCTGTTCCGCGCCGATACCGGGGTGGGTTTTGCCGAGTGGCGGCAGCAGGTGTGCCTGCTGGCGGCCATCGAGCGGCTGGGACAGGGCCAAGCGGTGACCCGTGTCGCGCTGGACCTTGGCTATGCAAGCCCCAGTGCGTTTTCTGCGGCCTTCCGGCGTGTGCTGGGATGTTCGCCGAGCCGGTACGTGGAGGCGTAGTACCCGGCCTGCGCGTGGTTGTTGCTCGCGCTGCGCGTGTGCGTCGAGCGTGGCTCGATTGTACAAATGCTCAGGCGCAACAGGATGGCATCAGGCCGCCTTGCGGCGGCCTGATGGGTCTCACTCAACGATACGATTTCAGAAGAAGATCGCGTACAGGATCAACAGCGGAATCGGTACGCCCAGGAACCAGAGCAGAAGCGTCTTCATGGCAGGTCTCCTTGCATCAGATGCGGATTACAGGTCGCGGCGGCGGCCGCCCCAGGTGGCGCTGAGGCTGGCGAAGAACGCGCCGATCAGCAGGGTGATGAACAGCCACAGCGCGGCATAGGCCGTTGCCTTGCGGGCATCGTCGGCAGCCTGCTTGGCGGTGGTCTTGGCCTTTTCCAGTGCAGCACGCATGCGGGTCTGCACGTCGGTCACACGGGCCTGCGCTTCGGCCTGGCTCATGCCCGTCTCGCGCGCGATCAGCTGCGACAGGTACTGGGTATCGGCCGAGTCCAGGCCATCTCCCTGCAGACTGTTGACGATGATGCGGTTCACTTCGGCACGGACTTCGCGGCGGTCACCCATCGGGCCATTGCCCGGCATCGGGCGCGGCGGCGGCGGGGCCGTGCGGGCGTCACGTGAGCCAACGCTGGCGGCGGCCGGGGGCGGCGGCGGTGCGGCAGGGTCCATCGGGCCGTTGCCCGGCGCTGCGCCCGCTGTCGGCGGAACCGGAGGCGCACCGGCGGCGTCCGGGCCCGGAGTGGTGGCGTTGCGGAACAACGAATCCACCCAGTAGTCGAGGTCGCCTTCCTGACCGCCGGCAGCCGCGGTGCCGACACCGGCAGCAGCGACGCCTGCGGTGGAGACAGCAGCACCCGCCGTGGCGCCGGCCACCTTGGCACCGGCGCCCAGCACGCCACCGATGGCCGAGGTCAGCAGACCGGCAGTGAGCAGCGTCGCCACAGCCCACGACACGAAGCCGTGCGCGGTATCGCGGAAGTAGGTTTCATCGCCGTGGATCTGCGTCCACCTGGTGCGCAGGCGGCCTGCCAGATAGCCGCCCAGACCGGAAGCGGCCAGCGCGGTGAAGGTGAGCCACGCGACGCTGGTCCAGCCGAAGGTTTCCTTGGAAACGCCCTCGAACGACCACGGCGATACCGATGACAGACCAAGGCCTACACCCAGGATGAGCAGGATGAGGGACAGTGCAGCAGCGGCAACGGCGCCGGCGAAAATGGCGCCCCAGGACACCGCGCTTTCGCTGGTGGGCGGCACGACGGGAGTGGTGACGACGGTGGCGACGTCGGGACCAAGCGGGCCGCGCTCGGGTGGGTCGAATCGGGTACTCATGGGGTCGAACGCTCCGTATCAGGTGCTGCGGGTGCAGTTGGTGTCCTGAGGCTGCGCGAGCGCTTGTGAAGCTGATGAGACCCTTGAATCACGCGCCCTTGGCGCGGCGGACATCGTGCCAACAGCCGGGGCGCAGTAGATCCACGCCATGCGTGGATGGTTTTCTGCGGATGTCCCAAGCTTGCCAACCAAGGTTGGCATCTACCAGAAGCAAAAAAAAACGCCCCGCAATCGCGGGGCGTCTTCAGCACAAACTACGCAGAGCGATCAGCCCTGGTAGTCGCGCACGTCGTGACCGGTGTAGACCTGGCGCGGACGGCCGATCTTCATTTCCGGGTCGACCTGCTGTTCCAGCCAATGCGAGACCCAACCGGAAGTACGGCCCAGGGCGAACATGACGGTGAACATCTCGGTCGGGATCTGCAGCGCCTTGTAGATGATGCCGCTGTAGAAATCGACGTTCGGGTACAGCTTGCGGGCGACGAAGTACTCGTCCTGCAGCGCGGCCTGTTCCAGCTTCACGGCCACGTCCAGCAGCGGATCCTGCACGCCCAGCTGCTTGAGCACCTTGCCGGTCATCTCGCCGATTACCTTCGCGCGCGGGTCGAAGTTCTTGTACACGCGGTGGCCGAAGCCCATCAGGCGGAAGCCGGAGGTCTTGTCCTTGGCCTTGAGCACGGCCGACTCGACGTTGTCGGCCGAACCGATTTCTTCCAGCATCTTCAGCACGGCTTCGTTGGCACCGCCATGGGCCGGACCCCACAGTGCGGTGACGCCAGCGGCGACCGACGCGTACGGGTTGGCACCGGTCGAACCGACCAGACGCACGGTCGAGGTCGAGGCGTTCTGCTCGTGGTCGGCGTGCAGGATGAACAGCAGATCCAGTGCCTTGACCACGTCCGGGTTCAGTTCGTACTGGCCATCAGCCGACTCGAAGGTCTGCTTCAGGAAGCGGCTGACGTAGTCCAGCGAGGTGTCCGGCTTGTTGGCCGGCAGGCCCTTGCCGTGGCGGTAGATCAGCGCCGACAGGGTCGGCACCTTGGCAATCAGGCGCACGGCGGCCTGGCGGCGCTGTTCGGCGTCGGACAGGTCCAGCGAGGCGTGATAGATGCCCGACAGCTGCGCGATGGCGGCGGTCAGGATGGCCATCGGATGGGCGTCCTTGGCGAAGCTGCCGATCAGGGTGTTGATCGACGCATCGACGTTGGCTTCGGCCGCCAGCTCGTCGGTGAAGGCCTTCAGCTGCTCGGCGCTCGGGCGCTCGCCGTTGATCAGCAGGTAGGCCACTTCGACGTAGCTCGACTTCTCCGACAGCTGCTCGATCGGGTAGCCGCGATACAGCAGCACGCCCTTGTCGCCGTCGATGTAGGTGATGGCGGACTTGCAGCTGGCCGTCGCGGTGAAACCGGAATCGTAGGTGAAATACCCCGTTTCCTTGGTCAGCTTCGCGATGTCGACGCAGTCGTTGCCGAGGGTGGGTTTGATGACGGGCAGAACGACCGACGTATCGCCGGCGTTGAGCGTGACCTGATCAAGATCGGACACTGTGTGCGCTCCTTCATGGGAAGGCGCCTGCCCAAGCGCATTGGTCAGGCACGTGAATGACGTCCTCGGCCTGTGCCGGGGATCAGGTCATTATCGCACAGCAGCATTTGCCGGGCGCTAGACAGAAGTCGTAGACGACAGGCAGCCGGCACCCTGCCAGCGAGCGGCCGGGATCGGCAAAAGCGTTGTCACAAGGACGCAGTGTTCCGTCCATCCAAACGCCCGTTGGGTAGGCGCTGGACAAAAACAAACGGCCGCGCAGAGCGCGGCCGTCGGTTCGAACCGGGTACGACGTATCAGCGCGCGTAGCGCTTCTGGAACTTGTCGATACGGCCCGAGGTGTCGATGACCTTGTGCTTGCCCGTGTAGAACGGATGCGAAGCCGAGGAAATTTCAACCTTCACCAGCGGGTAGTCGTTGCCGTCTTCCCACTTGATGGTTTCCTTCGTGCTCATGGTCGAGCGGGTCAGGATCTTGAAATCGGAGGTGACGTCATGGAAGACGAC is part of the Stenotrophomonas lactitubi genome and encodes:
- a CDS encoding alpha/beta fold hydrolase, whose product is MANTFHRVGHGSHPVLALHGWFGDAHAFEPIEPWLSRDDFSYLFMDCRGYGGMRDAPGAYTIDEIASDALDLMTSLGQERFSVAGHSMGGMAIERMAVLAPERIRGMVAIAPVPCGGIAYDAATRGLLEAAAGDVSIRRTIIDRSTGGRLPAQWLDWKAAYSAAHASPAAFAAYLPAWADTDFSNEIVGTHRLKVLVGGHDPTFNRALMERTYLRRYRQAAMEVLQDAGHYPMNETPLALVAAMESFLKEASGPG
- a CDS encoding AraC family transcriptional regulator — encoded protein: MRNSLLDPYEDLPRDVVVTSNDYAAESTFPRHAHRRGQFAFAARGTISVATPQGRWLVPPRRACWVPAGLAHEMTMRGPVTMLNAFLSAGAADAVALPEHCQVFAVSALLQKLLEAAVDLPPLYDEDGRAGKLMQLLVAEIASMPVLSLHAPLPADARLARVCRALFDTPSLAARLDDVAADAGMSRRTFTRLFRADTGVGFAEWRQQVCLLAAIERLGQGQAVTRVALDLGYASPSAFSAAFRRVLGCSPSRYVEA
- a CDS encoding type B 50S ribosomal protein L31, giving the protein MKADIHPNYRDVVFHDVTSDFKILTRSTMSTKETIKWEDGNDYPLVKVEISSASHPFYTGKHKVIDTSGRIDKFQKRYAR
- a CDS encoding NirD/YgiW/YdeI family stress tolerance protein; this translates as MNRRLTLALLATSLSLLSAGAFAQYTGPGATSAVTTVAEARDQRDDQPVVLQGTLVAKIGHERYRFKDATGEIDVEIDDKDLPSHQAVSATTVVELHGEVDTHRFKPTDIDVDHVRIVSTR
- a CDS encoding TcfC E-set like domain-containing protein; its protein translation is MKAPAPAVTRLAVALALSLATPLVAARGVPVGFEDLVEGQTEQLEVRLFGRSTGLVPVRVTLEHVQLEAPAEALQALQLPAEAQAALLPALSQPLPRNSHLACRYGGASAGCGYIDPPEEPTAVRALYDEGEGAVRLFVARQWIPGEPAAERYHQVSANAENAFLHQHTLNVSGGRGYQSLAAQGMGALGVFQRGHLSADWTFSQQHYRGGRARRDFQLDNTYYRHDLGQQHYLQAGRMDRRNLSSPQGGTFSFSMLPMDRFQGLRLGTTQAYVDSAAAVQATPLTVLLARDARVDAFDGERLLQTFYLQAGINQLDTRRFPLGNYTITLRIYEDGVLVRSEDAPFDKGGDWTDSSVQWFLQGGRRNERRSDHFDDELAAMGGVRVPVSRNVAMTAGLADLGGFSYGELRLDLRHVFATQEIRGTFSGMHGSDGSRGQQHQLSYRRRASWNVYHQRMRGRACQFEADARDRLGCADSLSASMALPVAGGNAYVAYTRRQTWRAGTVQPGLGDDPLAGLEPLLPPWIPQPTRVPQLSRTWQASYSRSQRWGEFSVSSRIGVWQQTSGGALRDGRDRGIYFNFSLNRLQRGDRGSSQRRYGVDVRQPQHARPDVNYNAGQTLRQEYEDQYREVSGELRGNNNERYSATLSGQLQNRIGQTGATVSRYQHQGGNEVAYSATHSSGLAVGSRGLYWGAGVGADAGLAVQVDGTDDLDLTGVAAELQVGGLRRQRLKLGERRLLPISAYQSHRAEVQDASALDSIAAVRVSGVGGARPLFLSPGRLVRLPVPIEVTYTFIGNAHDIAGAPLRGARILNAPVPGTGSNGGFVADFPRREKTLYLLQDHRLLHCPLQVRERRSVVMLVGTVQCEPLAVAQLPADIRHQARVTRLLQEQALIAATPQTAAAGGVQ
- a CDS encoding CS1 type fimbrial major subunit; its protein translation is MHAILKKATLAAALATVSLSAHAFDADIKVWASVDPTLAMLKADGTALDSVVNLVHNPVNGLVPWSQQVRIYSNDIDQDIEVRVGSAPQLLHTSGAGAPVPLTVSLNGKALTVAAQDFLASDLFDGALPGASIPMPLRIAQTNQAPITAGGQYEGIVTIAMQQKTTSP
- a CDS encoding citrate synthase, with the translated sequence MSDLDQVTLNAGDTSVVLPVIKPTLGNDCVDIAKLTKETGYFTYDSGFTATASCKSAITYIDGDKGVLLYRGYPIEQLSEKSSYVEVAYLLINGERPSAEQLKAFTDELAAEANVDASINTLIGSFAKDAHPMAILTAAIAQLSGIYHASLDLSDAEQRRQAAVRLIAKVPTLSALIYRHGKGLPANKPDTSLDYVSRFLKQTFESADGQYELNPDVVKALDLLFILHADHEQNASTSTVRLVGSTGANPYASVAAGVTALWGPAHGGANEAVLKMLEEIGSADNVESAVLKAKDKTSGFRLMGFGHRVYKNFDPRAKVIGEMTGKVLKQLGVQDPLLDVAVKLEQAALQDEYFVARKLYPNVDFYSGIIYKALQIPTEMFTVMFALGRTSGWVSHWLEQQVDPEMKIGRPRQVYTGHDVRDYQG